The sequence aaattttaaaatcaaaaaaaaaaaaaataaataaccaaaaaaaaaaaaaaaaaaaagtggaattttattttatttttatttttgtttaaacttggtatttttatttttttttttttattttttattaaattcaatctaattttaaacattttttcaagagaattattttgtttttgttatggattttttttttaattattaatttattaattaaaaatttaatttttttttttttttatttttaaaataataaaaaaaacataggGATACAGGATAAaacattatttgaaaaaaaaaattttttttcaatgaattaattggttTGATATtgtaaattgaaaatgatttttacaatttcttccaatctttaaaaaatttccaaaagaatcttttttaatttccattTTATGACTTTTTAAAACTCAACttgcatttttaatttaaaaaaaaaaaaaaaaaaaaaaaaaaataataaaaaacggACAAAtcttatttgaaaaataatccgttaaatttagaaattaaaaacaatgttttttttaattaaaaataatgttttttttataaatctaaaaaataaaaaataaaaaaataaaaaaaataaaaaaaataaaaaaaataaaaaaaaattaaaaataaaataattaaaattaaaaaaaaaaggtatttgaactaaacaattttttttttattcactttttttcatttacaatttagtatcaatatatatatatattaaaaattatttatttcttataaaaaaaaaaaaaaaaaaaaaaaaaaaaacaattatatttttttttggaaaaaaaaataataaaaaaaaacaaaactgaaagaaattaattattctACATTAACTAAATTAAAccaaatatattataatatttataaaaataaatttaaaaaatctattataaaatgaaattattattatcacttatagttttattttttacattcACCAAAAATGTGAATAGTTATGGTGAATCTGATTCTTCTGGATTGCCAAGTTATCAAGAAAGAGAACAATTCAATTTAGTTAATTTAATTAGAATGTTTCCTACTCAGTGGAAGGCAGATTATATGAGTACATATTCAAATCTAAATGGAATGCTTGTTAACTATCCACCAGTTCCTCCTTTGTATTATGATAATACATTAAATAGACTTGCTTTATCACATAGTCAAGATATGGGAAATAATAACTGTTTTCAACATAATTCATGTGATGGAACTAATATTTGGACGtatgtaataattttattttttttaaaatttttaaattattattttaatattaatttttttttttttttttttttttttttttttttaatagacgttttaatcaatttattaCATGTAAAGGCTCAAATGGTGCAATGTCAGAAAATATTGCAGCTGGTACAGATGCTCTTGAAGCTATTAAAATGTTGGTATGTGATGAAACTGGTGGTAAATGTGCTAATGATAAATCAAGTAGCGATGGACATCGTTCTTCCATTATGTCTAGTGATTATAAAACATTAGGTGTTGGTTACTATTCTAAATCTGGATCTGATTATACTCAATATTGGACCCAAGATTTCAATGAAGGTAATTGTAATTCACCAACAAATCCAATTTATTCTGGCTTTCATACTTGGGTAACAAGTAATCCACAATtcattgttttattttatagtaCTACCGATAGTGTTTCAACTATGTCATTGGTATTTGGTGACGGAACCTCAAAAGTTTTATCAAGAACTTATGGAACTGCAAGCTCTGGTGCTTATATTACAACTTCCACTTATGTCGCTTGCCAAGCATATTACTACGAAGTAAAAACCACTGGTTCAAAAACTTATAGATATCCTGAAACAGGTTTTTTACAAGTTTCTAAATCATCTTCATGTTCTGGATGGGTTCTAGGTGCATCCgtaacaccaacaacaactccAACTGAAACTGTTACCCCAACTCCAACTGTGAGTGCTACCCCAACTCCCACTGAGACAGTAACTCCAACACCCACAATGACTACTACTCCAACACCAACCGAAACTGTTACTCCAACTCCTACTGAGACTGTTACTCCAACCCCTACTGAGAGTGCAACTCCAACTCCCACCGAAACAGTAACTCCAACTCCTACTGTGACTACTACTCCGGCACCAACTGAGACTGTTACTCCAACTCCTACTGAGAGTGCAACTCCAACTCCTAGTGAAACAGTAACTCCAACTCCTACAGTGACTGCCACTCCAACTCCAACTGAAACAGAAACTCCAACTCCTACCGAGACTGCCACTCCAACACCAACCGAAACAGTAACCCCAACTCCTACAGTGACTACAACCCCAACTCCCACTGAATCAGTAACTCCTACCGAAACTGCCACTCCGACCCCAACTGAAACAGTAACTCCAACCCCAACTGAAACAGTAACTCCAACCGATACTATTACTCCAACCCCATCCGAGAGTACAACCCCAACCGAGACTGTTACCCCAAATCCTTCTGAAACAGTAACTCCAACTGAGACCTCTACCCCAACTCCTTCTGAAGCTTCATCAGAAACCAGTATCCCATCTGATTCGTTGGATACTTCTAATCCAAGATCATCTGATGAAACCTCTGAAACTCCATCAGATACATCTGGAAGTAACACTCAATTATCTAGTGATAACCCAGCAACTGATTCCTCAagcaaaaatcaaaattcagAAGATATTCCAATTATCTCGACTTCATCTGATGAAAGCTCTGGAGATATTGGGACTCCAATTGAAACTAAAAATCCAACAGAAAGTTCATCAATTGAAACCAATTCACAAGAATCTTCGACATCAACCTCTGAATCTTCTACACAACTCCCTGTTGATAATTTAGGAAGTGAATCAAAACATCAACATGAAGATTCAGACTCAGATTCAAGCTCATCAATTGTCTCAATTACTTATGTttcatttacattttttgTACTATTatctttgattttataaagaaataaataattataatatttaatatttaatattttaaaaataaatccctattaaaattttattttttaaacatatgAAGAatagatttaattttgttattaaattgtattgaaaaaaaataaaaaattttatttttattttggtttataattaaatttttttattattaattattaagtttaatatttacatttttggttaaaatttattttataataattttttaaaactccAATAATTaggaattaatttatttaaagtaaaagaaattatgaataataaattgttattatcagTACTTTTATGACAATAAAAAAGTGGATAATCAATTTTACATACAGAGTTTTTGTGtgttaatttataataaaaaagaattttaaaaaaaacaaacacacAAAGAAGGTGTGTGgtgatatttttataaattgtttattttaatattttaaaaaaaaataacaattagtgttaatttttttttttttttttttttttttttttttttatctttacattaatataattaattaatataataaaatttaatttcttctttattttaaaaaattataaatttaacattattttttaaatattgctTTATTTGTAatcaaaagatataataaaaaagagatgaatgaaattgatgaaaacCACACttctgaaaataataaaaataaaaaaatcaatccaataataaaaattattgttaatcattataaaaacaatccacaaaaaaaaacagaacaacaaattgaaaatgaaaaatatttattaggAAAAAGagttaaatttaatagatGGATTTTATTTCCAATTGCAATTTTATCACAATTTACTGTAGGTTCATTATATGCATGGagtatttataataaaccaGTGGATGGAGCAATTTttggtgatgaaaataaaggaATGGCACCCTACACATTTTATGTTgcattctttttctttggtAGTGCTTGTTCAATATTGGGTCCGGTTTTGGATAGAATTGGTCCTATGAAATCAATGTATATTGGTTCTACATTATTCGTTGCTGGTCATTTTTTAACTGCTCTTGGAATTTACACAAAAGTAATTTGGCTAGTTTATATTGGTTATGGGGCATTTGGTGGTTCGGGTATGGGTATTTGTTACATTGGTCCTGTTTCAACATTACAAAAATGGTTTCCGGATCATAGAGGTTTAGCAGCGGGTTTGGCTGTATGTGGATTTGGTGCTGGCTCAATTGCTTTTGGTTCAataccaataaaaataattgcaAGGGTTGGTCTTGCATTAAATTTCGTAGTGTTGGGGTCATTATTTTTCggtatattattttcaatttcatttatttttagaacaccaccaccaaatttTCAAGTTAATGGTAAAGATTCTGATCAAAATAGATTAAAAGAAAACTCAGATGAAGAATCTAATATTAATGAAGGAACTGAATCACCGACATCATCaatagataaaaataatattaataataaagtttgtAAGAATGATGAaatatcttcatcatcagtaTCACAATCAACCACTGATGATAAATTACCAGaaaaacatcaacaacaaaatgaaattggaTCATCATCTgaaaatgttattattaaaactaaaaaagaaCCTAAATTTTcagattatttattatctgATGCAATTACATCATCAGAGtatacaattatttatttaatgtttttcTGTAATGTCATATTTGGAGTGGTTGCAATTGGAAGATTAAGTGATATGTGCCAAAACATGTTTGGTAAAAGTAAAGTTGTTGGTTCTATGGTGGTATCAGTTAATGGTGCATTCAATTTATTCGGTAGATTAATGTTTGGTTTTGTTAGTGATAAATTTGGTAGAAAGAAATGTTATATAGCAATGCTTACCATTCAATGTTTTTCAGTTGGTTTCTTAATAAAAGCAATGAAAGATTTAAACTATGAAGCTTTCATAGGACTAATTTGGATTTCCACACTTTGTTATGGTGGCTCATTCGGTGTAATACCAGCATTTTTAAATGACATGTTTGGTTCTAAAAATGTTGGAGCCACTCatggtttaattttatcgGCATGGGCATTAgctggtgttggtggtggtattgcTTTCTCATTTATctataatgatttaattaataatcatgGCTATGGTCATCATTCAGCTTATCCTTATTTggttaattattattggatAGTTGGTTTCATTTGTGTGGGTTGGGTTTTAGTTTGGTTCATAAGAACAACTGTACCTGAAGTTTTCTTACCACCCATTAAAGGTCAAATCTTAAGAATTAGGATATTTAATCGTTACTTAAGGATTAGTAAATCAAAAggttttgaattattaacaaaTCAACAATTTAAACAAGAATGggataattatttaaactcttaataaaaatatataaaaaaagaataaaaaagatagagTTTTTTAAgctcaaaaaaaagaataaaaaagatagagttttttttttttttattactatttatttatttatttgttttttttttttttttttttttttgttttttttttttttttgtgtatttgttttacttttttacctgattgtttttttttttttttctttttttactttttaatttattataggAAAagaaatactttttttttttttttttttgattatgtATAAATTAAGAATTCTACTTTGCTGGTGGCTTTGTTGTGGTTGAAGAAGATTGTGGAACTACGACTTTATTCTGTCTGTAGAAGGTAGTTTGATTTGGATTAGATGAtgaagtagtagtagtagtttgTTGTGGTGATTGATCAGAGTCTACATTATTATAAGATGGGGTAGATAATAATTGTCTGAATTGCTCATCTGTAGTGGTTGTAGCTATATTTGAAACggttgaaatatttttaacattGCTTGGTTGTGAAGATGATGTTGTAGTGGTGGTTgtagtttgttgttgttgttgttgtgcttgttgttgtaattgttgttgtgcttgttgttgttgttgaatttgttgttgaatttgtttgtTGTCGTTTGATAATGGTCTTTCAAGAGGTGGCTTTTCTCTTAGCTAGagatagaaaaaaaatatatatataaatattaatatgtaaatttaatatatatatatacagcTAATacaatacaaataatttaaaaacttacttTTCTAACAATAACCCAATCAAACATATAGTCGTATCTATAACCCTCTCTTACAAACATTTCTCTTAATAACTTTCTAAGATAAAGGAAATCTGGTTTATCTTCAAATTTTAAGAATCttgtataatttaaaaatgttgcAAATtcacctaaaaaaaaaaaagaaaagagaggaaaaaaaaaggttaaattatattttctattttttaaaaaaaaaaaaaacttataaTATAACTTACTTGGGAAACCTTGACATAATGTATCAATTTTAGTTTGTGCTTTTTTATCACAAATTTTTTCGTATTTATCTCTTTTAGTGTAAGCTTTTAAACCTTGCCATGGTAAACTACCTCTATTGAAATACATAAGAACATAACCAAGTGATTCTAAATCGTCTCTTCTACTTTGTTCAATACCTTGATGAGTATTCAACGAAGCGTAACGAGCAGTACCAGTTAAATTCTTGTGTTCTCTGTATGGAATGTGTTGATGAGTCTTTGGATCACGATAACGTTTTGCCAACccaaaatcaattagatTGACAACATGGCCTCGTTTTCCAATTCCCATCAAGAAATTATCAGGCTTTATATCTCTGTGAATAAAGTTGTTTGAATGAATGAACTCTATTCTTCTAAGCATTTGATCACCCAACATTAACACAGTTTTTAAACTAAACTTTCTAccacaataattaaaaagatcTTCTAAACTTGGTCCTAATAAATCCATAACCATTATATTATAGTCACCATCGAATCCAAACCATTTAACTGCAGGTATAccaactataaaaaaaaattaaaaataaaaaatattagtattaatatatatatatatataggaagaaaataaaaaatatattagaaacataatttcttttgaaaataaaaaaaaaaaaaaaaaaaaaaaaaaaaagttataataACTTACTTCCACcttgaaatattttatataattttgattcaaataaaagtTGTGGATGAATTGCTTTTGCAGGTTCTAATTTAATTGCAACTTCTTCATTGGTTGATATGTTGGTTCCTAAATAAATCTCACCAAATGATCCACCACCTATCTTCCTACTTATTCTATATTTACCACCAATTCTTAAATCCATCTTTTAATTGgtatgtattttattttattgtttcttTATTGATGATATTATATACACTGGTATTActtttattgttgttatttgcTTTTCTTGATGTTGTTATATTATTGAACTTGATgtgatttaataatgataataaggtgtgttgatgtttttttttttttttttttttttttcttatttgtttaaattacactatattactattattgttatattattttattttattttttttgaaaatttatttatttatatgtacaattattatattattatctataatttaattatttttgtatggtattattattaaaaaaaaaaaaaaaaagagtgatATGAATGCTCTTCTTCtttaactattatttaatattttactattatacagaaataataaaaaaaaatagataacaattagaaataaataaaaaaaaaaaaaaaatcagcaatacataaaaaatttaaaattaaatattaaaaaaaaaaaaaaaaaaaaaaaaaaaattataatatggcaaaaaaaaaaaaaaattttgtggggttttgttgaaaaaaaaaaaaaaaaaaataaaaaaaataattttaaaaaaaaaaaaaaataaaaaaaaaaaaaaattaaaaaaaaaaaattatttgaacgTTGGCAGGAATAAATTCGATCGTGCTAAatttaacaacaacaaaaaacaaataaagaaacaataaaagtaatttaatttaatttattttttttattttattttatttttgataaagcacataaaaataataaaaataataaaaataataaaaataataaaataaaaataataaaataaaaataataataataataat comes from Dictyostelium discoideum AX4 chromosome 2 chromosome, whole genome shotgun sequence and encodes:
- a CDS encoding hypothetical protein (Similar to Homo sapiens (Human). mucin 2 (Intestinal mucin 2)), which gives rise to MKLLLSLIVLFFTFTKNVNSYGESDSSGLPSYQEREQFNLVNLIRMFPTQWKADYMSTYSNLNGMLVNYPPVPPLYYDNTLNRLALSHSQDMGNNNCFQHNSCDGTNIWTRFNQFITCKGSNGAMSENIAAGTDALEAIKMLVCDETGGKCANDKSSSDGHRSSIMSSDYKTLGVGYYSKSGSDYTQYWTQDFNEGNCNSPTNPIYSGFHTWVTSNPQFIVLFYSTTDSVSTMSLVFGDGTSKVLSRTYGTASSGAYITTSTYVACQAYYYEVKTTGSKTYRYPETGFLQVSKSSSCSGWVLGASVTPTTTPTETVTPTPTVSATPTPTETVTPTPTMTTTPTPTETVTPTPTETVTPTPTESATPTPTETVTPTPTVTTTPAPTETVTPTPTESATPTPSETVTPTPTVTATPTPTETETPTPTETATPTPTETVTPTPTVTTTPTPTESVTPTETATPTPTETVTPTPTETVTPTDTITPTPSESTTPTETVTPNPSETVTPTETSTPTPSEASSETSIPSDSLDTSNPRSSDETSETPSDTSGSNTQLSSDNPATDSSSKNQNSEDIPIISTSSDESSGDIGTPIETKNPTESSSIETNSQESSTSTSESSTQLPVDNLGSESKHQHEDSDSDSSSSIVSITYVSFTFFVLLSLIL
- a CDS encoding oxalate/formate antiporter is translated as MNEIDENHTSENNKNKKINPIIKIIVNHYKNNPQKKTEQQIENEKYLLGKRVKFNRWILFPIAILSQFTVGSLYAWSIYNKPVDGAIFGDENKGMAPYTFYVAFFFFGSACSILGPVLDRIGPMKSMYIGSTLFVAGHFLTALGIYTKVIWLVYIGYGAFGGSGMGICYIGPVSTLQKWFPDHRGLAAGLAVCGFGAGSIAFGSIPIKIIARVGLALNFVVLGSLFFGILFSISFIFRTPPPNFQVNGKDSDQNRLKENSDEESNINEGTESPTSSIDKNNINNKVCKNDEISSSSVSQSTTDDKLPEKHQQQNEIGSSSENVIIKTKKEPKFSDYLLSDAITSSEYTIIYLMFFCNVIFGVVAIGRLSDMCQNMFGKSKVVGSMVVSVNGAFNLFGRLMFGFVSDKFGRKKCYIAMLTIQCFSVGFLIKAMKDLNYEAFIGLIWISTLCYGGSFGVIPAFLNDMFGSKNVGATHGLILSAWALAGVGGGIAFSFIYNDLINNHGYGHHSAYPYLVNYYWIVGFICVGWVLVWFIRTTVPEVFLPPIKGQILRIRIFNRYLRISKSKGFELLTNQQFKQEWDNYLNS
- the cak1-2 gene encoding casein kinase I, yielding MDLRIGGKYRISRKIGGGSFGEIYLGTNISTNEEVAIKLEPAKAIHPQLLFESKLYKIFQGGIGIPAVKWFGFDGDYNIMVMDLLGPSLEDLFNYCGRKFSLKTVLMLGDQMLRRIEFIHSNNFIHRDIKPDNFLMGIGKRGHVVNLIDFGLAKRYRDPKTHQHIPYREHKNLTGTARYASLNTHQGIEQSRRDDLESLGYVLMYFNRGSLPWQGLKAYTKRDKYEKICDKKAQTKIDTLCQGFPSEFATFLNYTRFLKFEDKPDFLYLRKLLREMFVREGYRYDYMFDWVIVRKLREKPPLERPLSNDNKQIQQQIQQQQQAQQQLQQQAQQQQQQTTTTTTTSSSQPSNVKNISTVSNIATTTTDEQFRQLLSTPSYNNVDSDQSPQQTTTTTSSSNPNQTTFYRQNKVVVPQSSSTTTKPPAK